A single region of the Gracilibacillus caseinilyticus genome encodes:
- a CDS encoding TrlF family AAA-like ATPase: MFQSGTEWIRADFHLHTKADKEFSYSGEEDRFVSDYVEKLKRENIKLGVITNHNKFDLSEYRGLKRKARKENITILPGVELSVKEGANGIHCLIVFKDEDWINGKSETINQFLDEVFKGIENRENENTRCNKDLAGTIETLDSYNKDYFILMAHVEQKSGFLKECNGGLIESLSKQTWFKDKVLGFQKGRTRDKMNQLEEWMGYKLPFIEGSDCKTIEQIGKGKESYIKIGDGSFDSVILALKDHQNRTSLSQKEYNHGYIKSVELIGGKMHSQKINLSPELNSLIGIRGSGKSSIIEAIRYNLNMLPSTADEEYKTDVVKNLLESGGQVIIELQDNHGKNYKIKRILGEVPHILNEDGEEIGVTINSILQTPLYFGQKDLSYMKNGFELDLLSKLVGRKTKSFQGDLINKNDQLGKQISELFQLKDKVETLPDLRGNLRDVKHKIKIFEEKGLSEKLSKQVNFQKDERNIKNVYELVDKFKVELENLLTSNNLRDLNELSDQESSEVPELFVKLSKEVSSVVAVKKELQDIIGKIDSSSKQVKEYLEEIRGIISSLEEEFAEIKREIDIPNLNPDDFAKLKVNEDKLKKEIDQVTKQEENKGVIESQIRATLDDRNQLLLREFQVYKDEIEKINTNQNSLELSIEFKGNKKSFQDDLKQSFKGSKINQNTYQSISEAHSDFAALIVDVLLEESKVTSNLVTEAQLSKVKEIIKENYNELLKLRTPNKIEIKYHGKPIAKHSIGQRASALVLFILSQKDNNLIMIDQPEDDLDNQVIYNEIIRKVKERKPEVQFIFATHNANIPVLGDSEQVIAVSYDEKQISTETGSVDNKDIQTKIVDIMEGGQEAFNKRTQIYNLWKNE; this comes from the coding sequence ATGTTTCAATCTGGTACCGAGTGGATAAGAGCGGATTTTCATCTTCACACAAAAGCAGATAAGGAGTTTTCTTATTCTGGAGAAGAGGATCGTTTCGTAAGTGATTACGTAGAAAAACTAAAAAGAGAAAACATTAAATTAGGGGTCATTACAAATCATAATAAGTTTGATTTAAGCGAATACAGAGGTTTGAAGAGAAAAGCAAGGAAAGAAAACATTACCATATTACCTGGAGTGGAACTATCGGTTAAGGAAGGTGCTAATGGTATCCATTGCTTAATAGTCTTTAAAGACGAAGATTGGATTAATGGGAAAAGCGAAACTATAAATCAATTTCTTGATGAAGTCTTCAAGGGTATTGAAAATAGAGAAAATGAAAATACACGTTGTAATAAAGATTTAGCAGGAACAATTGAAACTTTAGATTCTTATAACAAGGACTACTTTATCTTAATGGCTCACGTTGAACAAAAAAGTGGTTTTTTAAAAGAATGTAATGGAGGTCTAATAGAGTCACTCAGTAAACAAACTTGGTTTAAGGATAAAGTACTTGGATTTCAAAAAGGGCGTACTAGAGATAAGATGAACCAGCTTGAAGAGTGGATGGGGTACAAGCTACCTTTCATTGAAGGTTCAGATTGCAAAACCATTGAGCAAATAGGTAAAGGAAAAGAGTCGTATATAAAGATTGGGGATGGAAGCTTTGATTCAGTCATACTTGCATTAAAGGATCATCAAAATCGGACTTCACTATCTCAAAAAGAATATAACCATGGATACATAAAGTCTGTCGAGTTGATTGGAGGGAAAATGCATAGCCAAAAAATCAACTTATCACCAGAGTTAAATAGCTTAATCGGAATACGAGGTAGTGGTAAGTCAAGCATAATTGAAGCTATTAGGTACAATTTAAATATGCTACCGTCAACAGCTGATGAAGAGTATAAAACAGATGTAGTAAAGAATCTTCTTGAATCAGGTGGGCAGGTAATCATTGAACTCCAGGATAATCACGGAAAAAACTATAAAATTAAAAGGATTTTAGGAGAAGTCCCGCATATTCTTAATGAAGACGGTGAGGAGATTGGAGTTACAATTAACTCTATTCTTCAAACTCCATTATATTTTGGACAGAAAGATTTATCTTATATGAAAAATGGTTTTGAACTAGATTTATTAAGTAAATTAGTTGGAAGGAAAACAAAATCTTTTCAAGGGGATTTAATTAATAAAAACGATCAATTGGGCAAACAAATTAGTGAATTGTTTCAATTAAAAGATAAAGTTGAAACTCTTCCTGATCTTAGAGGAAACTTAAGGGATGTAAAGCATAAGATAAAAATATTTGAGGAAAAGGGATTATCTGAAAAGCTTTCTAAACAAGTTAATTTCCAGAAGGATGAAAGAAACATAAAAAATGTTTATGAACTCGTTGATAAATTTAAGGTGGAGTTGGAAAATTTACTGACCTCTAATAATCTTAGAGACCTCAATGAACTAAGTGATCAAGAATCTTCAGAAGTACCAGAGCTATTTGTTAAGTTATCAAAAGAAGTATCTTCGGTAGTTGCTGTAAAAAAAGAACTTCAAGATATTATAGGAAAAATTGATTCAAGTTCCAAGCAAGTTAAGGAGTATTTAGAAGAGATCAGAGGAATTATAAGTTCACTTGAAGAAGAATTCGCTGAGATTAAAAGGGAAATTGATATACCAAATCTAAATCCTGATGACTTTGCGAAGCTGAAAGTCAATGAGGATAAGTTAAAAAAGGAAATTGATCAAGTCACTAAACAAGAAGAAAACAAAGGAGTAATCGAATCTCAAATCCGAGCAACTTTAGACGATAGAAATCAACTGTTATTGAGAGAATTCCAAGTTTACAAAGATGAAATAGAAAAGATTAATACAAATCAGAACTCGTTGGAGTTGAGTATCGAATTTAAAGGTAATAAAAAATCTTTTCAGGATGATTTAAAACAGTCATTTAAAGGTTCTAAAATAAATCAGAATACTTACCAATCTATAAGCGAAGCTCATTCTGATTTTGCAGCGCTTATAGTCGATGTCTTATTAGAAGAATCTAAAGTAACTTCTAACTTAGTTACTGAAGCACAATTATCAAAAGTAAAAGAGATAATCAAAGAAAACTATAATGAACTATTAAAGCTTAGAACTCCTAACAAAATTGAAATAAAGTATCATGGAAAACCTATAGCCAAACACTCTATTGGACAAAGAGCTTCAGCATTAGTTCTTTTCATTTTATCTCAAAAAGATAATAATCTGATAATGATAGATCAACCTGAGGATGATTTGGATAATCAAGTGATTTATAACGAAATAATTAGAAAGGTAAAGGAAAGAAAACCCGAGGTTCAGTTCATTTTTGCCACACATAATGCAAATATTCCGGTTTTAGGTGACTCGGAGCAAGTGATCGCTGTTTCTTATGATGAAA
- a CDS encoding FtsK/SpoIIIE domain-containing protein: MKKKTYRMQRGIFSFSIIIISLIFWLFFNKYYPLLIERITVIQLPNIESKIFLVLAGSVTCCLFICWGIRNKCWKGLSFAISYYSITKRLRRQIKDARFEDEREFDNRLVRLPKIKIVFDDNRIRTTGKVLIQNSINFDKKLEDMRIDAALKGFVSERQYLSQDRDWYVYEFYSIGAQKQLEIKSAEKLIEWSNKTSDDYALRLDERATVPFHHMGLVGQTGSGKSFFIQMLVEQVLSKKVDHELFIIDPKRTDVYQMAKFTIGIDRTADKTNSINLIKQFHDRMKKRQNELQEYFKSNRNKTYKDAGLPALFMLIDEFGALRESWKTLAKKERDEVDSILSDVAFMGRQLGCILWVATQQMNAQTMPTAIREQLVLKIALGDSDEQTYRTLFSSGVEIPPVLFTAGQGIYSYPGLAGTEKPRLLTVPYCSFLN; this comes from the coding sequence ATGAAAAAGAAAACATATAGGATGCAACGCGGCATTTTCTCGTTTTCAATCATAATCATTTCCCTAATCTTTTGGCTGTTTTTTAATAAATACTATCCATTATTGATTGAGCGAATTACAGTCATCCAATTGCCGAACATTGAATCGAAAATTTTCTTAGTACTTGCTGGATCAGTAACGTGCTGCTTATTTATTTGCTGGGGAATTCGTAATAAATGCTGGAAAGGTCTGTCTTTTGCCATCAGCTATTACTCAATAACTAAAAGGTTAAGAAGGCAAATAAAAGATGCACGTTTTGAGGATGAACGGGAATTTGACAACCGTTTAGTGAGATTACCAAAGATAAAGATTGTATTCGATGATAATCGAATTAGGACAACTGGAAAAGTGCTAATACAGAATTCTATTAACTTTGATAAAAAGCTTGAGGATATGCGAATTGATGCAGCATTAAAAGGATTCGTTAGTGAACGTCAATATTTATCACAAGATCGTGATTGGTATGTGTACGAGTTCTATTCTATTGGAGCGCAGAAACAACTTGAGATTAAGTCAGCAGAGAAATTGATTGAATGGTCAAACAAGACATCAGACGATTATGCCTTACGCTTAGATGAACGTGCAACTGTACCGTTTCATCATATGGGGTTAGTCGGGCAAACAGGTAGTGGTAAATCGTTTTTTATCCAAATGCTAGTTGAACAAGTACTTTCAAAAAAGGTAGATCATGAGTTATTCATTATTGATCCGAAGCGCACAGACGTTTACCAAATGGCTAAATTCACAATAGGTATTGATCGTACTGCCGATAAAACCAACTCTATTAATTTGATCAAACAATTTCATGACCGAATGAAAAAACGACAAAATGAGTTACAGGAGTATTTCAAATCAAACCGTAACAAAACTTACAAGGATGCTGGCTTACCCGCCTTATTCATGCTTATTGATGAGTTCGGTGCCTTAAGAGAGTCATGGAAGACTCTAGCAAAAAAGGAACGTGATGAAGTCGATAGCATACTGTCTGACGTTGCTTTCATGGGCCGTCAACTAGGGTGTATTCTATGGGTCGCTACGCAACAAATGAATGCACAGACGATGCCCACAGCGATTAGAGAACAGCTCGTTTTAAAGATTGCTTTAGGTGATAGTGATGAGCAAACATATAGAACTCTGTTTTCTTCTGGTGTAGAGATACCGCCAGTTCTGTTTACTGCTGGTCAAGGAATTTATAGCTATCCAGGATTAGCGGGCACGGAAAAACCACGGTTGTTGACAGTGCCATACTGTAGCTTTTTGAATTAG
- a CDS encoding helix-turn-helix domain-containing protein codes for MQPGEHDILKTIKEQFEKYFNYINEQQEWLDLKSAAKYANVSYNTFIKFRTLGLKVAEIDGIKRVKKSEIDRFLQEQSY; via the coding sequence ATGCAACCAGGTGAGCATGATATTTTAAAAACGATCAAAGAACAATTCGAAAAATACTTCAATTATATAAACGAGCAACAGGAATGGCTTGACCTGAAATCTGCCGCAAAATACGCAAACGTATCCTATAACACATTTATTAAATTCCGCACATTGGGTTTGAAAGTTGCTGAAATTGACGGTATTAAAAGAGTGAAAAAATCGGAGATCGACCGTTTCTTACAAGAGCAAAGCTATTAG
- a CDS encoding site-specific integrase, with protein MIKKYTLKNGKVRYQFQIYIGTDDSTQKQMRTTRRGFKTKKEAELALARLKLQVNNGEYRKERADTFKEVYELWLPQYENTVEQSTFVKTVSLFEHHILPSIGDYKIKKITIDRCQKAVNDWAEKIKNISKVKAYTSRVFNFAIKRDYIQKNPFDIVEVPRKKNKQPDETDEKNFYTREQLIEFLSCLENETNVKAHVFFRLLAFSGMRKGEAFALTWNDIRFNTNEIRINKAISRGQANKLYVKTTKTNEARSIKMDEKTMDVLKKWKKKQKDEYFKLGFDTSEPTQLVFSNKENELLQPNKTRDWIIYVQEKYHLMRVTTHGLRHTHCSLLFEAGATLKEVQDRLGHSDIKTTMNIYTHVTDKAQEQAIQKFSSYIDL; from the coding sequence ATGATCAAAAAATATACCTTAAAAAACGGGAAGGTAAGGTATCAATTTCAAATTTATATTGGTACAGATGATTCAACTCAAAAACAAATGCGGACGACAAGAAGGGGCTTTAAAACCAAAAAAGAAGCAGAGCTTGCATTGGCAAGACTTAAGTTGCAGGTTAACAATGGGGAATATCGTAAAGAGCGTGCTGACACATTTAAGGAAGTTTATGAGTTGTGGTTACCTCAATATGAGAATACCGTTGAACAAAGCACATTTGTAAAAACAGTTAGCTTATTTGAACACCATATACTTCCAAGTATTGGGGATTATAAAATCAAAAAAATTACCATTGATAGGTGTCAAAAAGCTGTCAACGATTGGGCGGAAAAAATCAAAAACATCAGCAAAGTTAAGGCATATACATCGCGAGTATTTAACTTCGCTATAAAACGTGATTATATTCAAAAAAACCCATTTGATATAGTTGAAGTCCCAAGAAAAAAGAATAAACAACCGGATGAAACAGACGAGAAGAACTTCTACACACGGGAACAGCTTATTGAATTTCTTTCATGCCTTGAAAACGAAACAAACGTCAAAGCACACGTATTTTTCCGTTTACTCGCATTTAGTGGAATGAGAAAAGGGGAGGCCTTTGCGCTTACCTGGAATGACATAAGATTTAATACTAATGAAATAAGGATAAATAAAGCCATTTCTCGGGGACAAGCCAATAAACTTTACGTTAAGACAACAAAAACGAATGAAGCGAGATCGATTAAGATGGATGAAAAAACAATGGACGTATTAAAGAAGTGGAAAAAGAAACAGAAAGATGAATATTTTAAACTAGGTTTCGATACCTCTGAGCCAACTCAACTTGTTTTCAGCAATAAAGAGAATGAACTACTACAACCTAACAAAACTCGTGATTGGATTATATACGTGCAAGAGAAGTACCATTTAATGAGAGTAACGACACATGGTTTACGGCATACGCATTGCTCACTGTTATTTGAAGCTGGTGCTACTTTAAAAGAAGTACAAGATCGACTTGGGCATAGTGACATAAAAACCACTATGAATATATACACACACGTTACTGACAAAGCCCAAGAACAGGCAATACAAAAATTTTCAAGCTATATAGATTTATAA